The Larimichthys crocea isolate SSNF chromosome XI, L_crocea_2.0, whole genome shotgun sequence genome has a segment encoding these proteins:
- the enpp1 gene encoding ectonucleotide pyrophosphatase/phosphodiesterase family member 1 — protein LCAFISLFLQGLYPESHGIVDNKMYDVTRNAFFSLKTDEKFEKKWYQGEPVWLTAMRHKLKAGTFFWPGSDVNIGGTYPNLYKLYNKSITFEERVSTVLEWLSLPQDERPDFYTLYLDEPDSAGHRYGPKSSQVVQALKNVDGILGLLMDGLMKKGLQNCVNLIVISDHGMEEASCEKAAYVSNYVDNTDGFSVIQGPAARIRPTSLPDNFFSFDYEGLVKNLSCRTSDQPLRPYLKENLPKRMHFANNKRIERAHLYMQEGWQAALNRKEIKYCTGGFHGSDNLFTNMQAIFIGYGPGFKHNTVVPPFENIEVYNLMCDLLRVRPAPNNGTHGSLNHLLKNPVHQPGYPPQLSHGDTCDARNPFPTNDLQCTCSAQTKEMETEMNRPLIRTNSSSSLRRLHQPFGTPQVVQPDAKFCVLYQSSYANGYSKDRLMPLWVAYTIQPLTRVQPLNPESEKCVRADVRIPPAASQMCGRYREDPSLSFGLLHPPNLSANGPETDSLIASNMAPMFPAFKNVWTYVHDELLPKYSQQLNGVNVMSGPIFDEDYDGHVDALKAISGNKAPIPTHFFLILTSCGNSTLSPVDCKGPLQAKSFILPHKPDYTESCANGASDLAWVEDWLQFHAARVRDVELLTGLSFYHDRLSVEETLQLKTLLQTA, from the exons CTGTGtgcttttatctctctgttCCTGCAGGGTCTTTATCCGGAGTCTCATGGGATTGTGGACAACAAGATGTACGATGTGACCCGAAACGCTTTCTTCAGCTtgaaaactgatgagaaattCGAAAAGAAATGGTACCAAGGAGAGCCA gtctGGCTCACCGCCATGCGTCACAAGCTGAAAGCAGGCACTTTCTTCTGGCCTGGCTCAGATGTCAACATCGGTGGCACGTATCCAAACTTGTACAAGTTGTATAACAA GAGCATCACATTTGAGGAGAGAGTGTCAACCGTCCTCGAGTGGCTCAGTTTACCTCAGGATGAACG ACCTGACTTCTACACTCTGTACCTGGACGAACCGGACTCAGCAGGACATCGCTATGGGCCAAAGAGCAGTCAG GTCGTTCAGGCTTTGAAAAATGTGGACGGGATTTTGGGCTTGCTGATGGACGGCCTGATGAAGAAAGGCCTGCAGAACTGTGTCAACCTGATAGTCATATCAGACCACG GCATGGAGGAGGCTTCATGTGAAAAAGCAGCATATGTGTCAAACTACGTGGACAATACAGATGGTTTTTCTGTCATCCAAGGCCCGGCTGCTCGCATCAGACCCACCAGCCTCCCAGACAATTTCTTTTCCT TCGACTATGAGGGCCTGGTGAAGAACTTGTCG TGCAGGACCTCTGACCAGCCACTGAGGCCATACCTCAAAGAAAACCTCCCCAAAAGGATGCACTTTGCCAACAACAAACGCATAGAGAGAGCACATCTGTATATGCAGGAGGGGTGGCAGGCTGCGCT AAACCGCAAGGAAATCAAGTACTGCACCGGAGGATTCCACGGCTCCGATAACCTCTTCACCAACATGCAG GCCATCTTCATCGGATACGGCCCAGGgtttaaacacaacactgtcGTGCCCCCTTTTGAAAACATTGAAGTATACAACCTCATGTGTG ATCTTCTCCGAGTTCGTCCCGCTCCAAACAACGGCACTCACGGCAGTCTGAACCACCTCCTGAAGAACCCCGTACACCAGCCGGGTTACCCGCCGCAGCTCTCACATGGCGACACCTGTGATGCCAGAAACCCGTTCCCGACCAACGATCTGCAGTGCACTTGTAGCGCGCAAACAAAGGAGATG GAGACGGAGATGAACAGACCTCTCATCAGAACTAACTCCA GCTCCAGTTTACGTCGCCTTCACCAACCCTTCGGCACCCCTCAAGTCGTCCAACCAGACGCCAAATTTTGCGTCCTCTATCAGTCCAGCTACGCCAACGGGTACAGCAAAGATCGCCTCATGCCTCTCTGGGTTGCGTACACCATCCAGCCTCTG aCCAGAGTCCAGCCTCTGAATCCAGAGTCGGAGAAGTGTGTTCGTGCTGACGTACGCATCCCACCGGCCGCCAGCCAGATGTGTGGGCGCTACAGAGAAGACCCCAGTTTGTCCTTTGGCCTGCTGCATCCCCcca ATCTGAGTGCCAACGGACCTGAGACAGACTCTCTAATCGCGAGCAACATGGCACCGATGTTCCCTGCATTtaaaa ATGTTTGGACGTACGTCCACGATGAGCTGCTTCCAAAATATTCACAACAGCTGAACGGGGTCAACGTCATGAGCGGGCCGATATTCGACGAAGATTACGACGGACACGTTGATGCACTCAAAGCAATCTCAGG GAACAAGGCTCCCATCCCGACACATTTCTTCCTGATCCTCACCAGCTGTGGGAACTCGACCTTGAGTCCCGTTGACTGCAAGGGTCCCCTCCAGGCCAAGTCCTTCATCCTGCCGCACAAGCCTGACTACACAGAGAGCTGCGCT AACGGGGCTTCAGACTTGGCATGGGTGGAGGACTGGCTGCAGTTTCACGCGGCGCGAGTCCGAGACGTCGAGCTCCTCACTGGACTCAGCTTCTATCACGACAGGTTATCGGTGGAAGAGACGCTACAGCTCAAGACTCTTCTACAGACTGCTTAA
- the sytl3 gene encoding synaptotagmin-like protein 3 isoform X2, translated as MDLSLLQALERERVLEVLQRDKQLRSIEEDRIRRMKYELQELRRRGAKSFARQYGERTCARCQRPLGKFWNSGAVCHGCSHRICSRCRVGVGTADWKCTVCHAYREVKIKSGEWFLDQRARKFQVTSDKYETVGEKLLKTYNVLSNISIVPPTPPPNMDYHFLSRSGDLKNSKPFTKSMEDLMLSFTSHIKKISSSQNDVREDLLRVENCRRMSCYTTQKSLSDTDINKAGYLFKGPSLPNLFKRSKDSDQEGSSTGPEEETSFGSEYSYGKRGSNSSISTECGLFESVAVAGELELALAYNADTTCLEITVGACRNLNYGDEKKKKCHPYVKLQVLPEKSGKMKTAVKKNTTDPIFNEVLKYHVERHLLFGKRLQASVWHSRTLKRKTFLGEVLIPLDGWRFEDKASQYFNWYPLCPKVDGPNGGAVDHDGSDQMFKVKLSSGNQGV; from the exons ATGGATTTAAGTTTGCTTCAAGctctggagagagaaagagtgctGGAGGTTCTACAGCGAGACAAACAGCTGCGAAGCATCGAAGAAGACAGAATAAG GAGGATGAAGTATGAGCTCCAGGAGCTTCGAAGGAGAGGAGCAAAGAGTTTTGCCCGACAGTACGGCGAGCGGACCTGCGCCCGCTGCCAGAGGCCGCTGGGAAAGTTCTGGAACTCGGGCGCAGTCTGTCACGGCTGCAGCCACCGCATCTGCAGCCGGTGCCGCGTGGGCGTGGGAACGGCGGACTGGAAGTGCACGGTCTGCCACGCCTACAG GGAGGTGAAGATCAAATCGGGAGAGTGGTTCTTGGACCAGAGGGCTCGTAAATTTCAAGTCACCTCAG aCAAATATGAGACTGTTGGAGAGAAACTATTAAAAACCTACAACGTGCTGAG TAATATCTCAATTGTACCTCCGACTCCTCCACCCAACATGGATTATCACTTTCTGAGCAGATCAGGG gatttaaaaaactcaaaacCTTTCACCAAATCTATGGAAGATCTGATGCTCTCCTTCACCAGCCACATTAAAA AGATTTCCAGCTCGCAGAACGACGTGCGAGAAGACTTGCTGAGAGTTGAGAACTGTCGGAGAATGTCATGCTACACCACCCAGAAGAGCCTGTCCGACACCGACATCAACAAAGCCGGCTAT CTCTTTAAAGGCCCCAGTCTCCCAAACCTGTTCAAGAGAAGCAAAGACAGCGACCAGGAAGGTTCCTCCACCGGGCCCGAGGAAGAAACCTCCTTCGGTTCCGAGTACTCCTACGGAAAGAGA GGGAgtaacagcagcatcagcacGGAGTGCGGCCTCTTCGAGAGCGTCGCCGTGGCGGGAGAGCTCGAGCTGGCTCTGGCCTACAACGCTGACACCACGTGTCTGGAGATCACGGTGGGCGCCTGCAGAAATCTCAACTACGgggatgaaaagaagaagaagtgtcaCCC GTACGTCAAACTCCAAGTGCTGCCGGAAAAGAGCGGCAAGATGAAGACGGCAGTGAAGAAAAACACGACTGATCCGATTTTTAATGAAGttttaaag TATCACGTGGAGCGCCACCTGCTGTTTGGAAAGAGACTGCAGGCGTCTGTGTGGCACTCACGCACCCTGAAGAGGAAGACATTTCTTGGCGAGGTCCTCATCCCTCTGGACGGCTGGAGATTTGAGGACAAGGCGTCCCAGTACTTCAACTGGTACCCGCTGTGTCCGAAG GTCGACGGTCCAAACGGAGGCGCCGTGGATCACGACGGATCAGATCAGATGTTCAAAGTCAAGTTGAGCTCCGGCAATCAGG gtgtcTGA
- the sytl3 gene encoding synaptotagmin-like protein 3 isoform X1: MDLSLLQALERERVLEVLQRDKQLRSIEEDRIRRMKYELQELRRRGAKSFARQYGERTCARCQRPLGKFWNSGAVCHGCSHRICSRCRVGVGTADWKCTVCHAYREVKIKSGEWFLDQRARKFQVTSDKYETVGEKLLKTYNVLSNISIVPPTPPPNMDYHFLSRSGDLKNSKPFTKSMEDLMLSFTSHIKKISSSQNDVREDLLRVENCRRMSCYTTQKSLSDTDINKAGYLFKGPSLPNLFKRSKDSDQEGSSTGPEEETSFGSEYSYGKRGSNSSISTECGLFESVAVAGELELALAYNADTTCLEITVGACRNLNYGDEKKKKCHPYVKLQVLPEKSGKMKTAVKKNTTDPIFNEVLKYHVERHLLFGKRLQASVWHSRTLKRKTFLGEVLIPLDGWRFEDKASQYFNWYPLCPKVDGPNGGAVDHDGSDQMFKVKLSSGNQGELLRLSSLKHLREKETRLSVRRII; encoded by the exons ATGGATTTAAGTTTGCTTCAAGctctggagagagaaagagtgctGGAGGTTCTACAGCGAGACAAACAGCTGCGAAGCATCGAAGAAGACAGAATAAG GAGGATGAAGTATGAGCTCCAGGAGCTTCGAAGGAGAGGAGCAAAGAGTTTTGCCCGACAGTACGGCGAGCGGACCTGCGCCCGCTGCCAGAGGCCGCTGGGAAAGTTCTGGAACTCGGGCGCAGTCTGTCACGGCTGCAGCCACCGCATCTGCAGCCGGTGCCGCGTGGGCGTGGGAACGGCGGACTGGAAGTGCACGGTCTGCCACGCCTACAG GGAGGTGAAGATCAAATCGGGAGAGTGGTTCTTGGACCAGAGGGCTCGTAAATTTCAAGTCACCTCAG aCAAATATGAGACTGTTGGAGAGAAACTATTAAAAACCTACAACGTGCTGAG TAATATCTCAATTGTACCTCCGACTCCTCCACCCAACATGGATTATCACTTTCTGAGCAGATCAGGG gatttaaaaaactcaaaacCTTTCACCAAATCTATGGAAGATCTGATGCTCTCCTTCACCAGCCACATTAAAA AGATTTCCAGCTCGCAGAACGACGTGCGAGAAGACTTGCTGAGAGTTGAGAACTGTCGGAGAATGTCATGCTACACCACCCAGAAGAGCCTGTCCGACACCGACATCAACAAAGCCGGCTAT CTCTTTAAAGGCCCCAGTCTCCCAAACCTGTTCAAGAGAAGCAAAGACAGCGACCAGGAAGGTTCCTCCACCGGGCCCGAGGAAGAAACCTCCTTCGGTTCCGAGTACTCCTACGGAAAGAGA GGGAgtaacagcagcatcagcacGGAGTGCGGCCTCTTCGAGAGCGTCGCCGTGGCGGGAGAGCTCGAGCTGGCTCTGGCCTACAACGCTGACACCACGTGTCTGGAGATCACGGTGGGCGCCTGCAGAAATCTCAACTACGgggatgaaaagaagaagaagtgtcaCCC GTACGTCAAACTCCAAGTGCTGCCGGAAAAGAGCGGCAAGATGAAGACGGCAGTGAAGAAAAACACGACTGATCCGATTTTTAATGAAGttttaaag TATCACGTGGAGCGCCACCTGCTGTTTGGAAAGAGACTGCAGGCGTCTGTGTGGCACTCACGCACCCTGAAGAGGAAGACATTTCTTGGCGAGGTCCTCATCCCTCTGGACGGCTGGAGATTTGAGGACAAGGCGTCCCAGTACTTCAACTGGTACCCGCTGTGTCCGAAG GTCGACGGTCCAAACGGAGGCGCCGTGGATCACGACGGATCAGATCAGATGTTCAAAGTCAAGTTGAGCTCCGGCAATCAGGGTGAGCTCCTGAGGCTCAGCTCCCTTAAACATCTGCGAGAAAAAGAAACACGACTGTCTGTCCGCCGGAtcatttaa